The following proteins come from a genomic window of Cronobacter muytjensii ATCC 51329:
- the frlA gene encoding fructoselysine/psicoselysine transporter FrlA, which translates to MEGQELQRKLGFWAVLAISVGTTVGSGIFVSVGEVAKAAGTPWLTVLAFVIGGLIVIPQMCVYAELSTAYPENGADYVYLKNAGSRPLAFLSGWASFWANDAPSLSIMALAIVSNFGFLVPLDPLTGKLLATGLILAFMLLHLRSVEGGATFQTLITIAKIIPFAIVIGIGVFWLKGDNFTAPATSATTSAAAGMMALLAGISATSWSYTGMASICYMTGEIKNPGRTMPRALIGSCLLVLVLYSLLALVISGLMPFEKLAASETPISDALTYIPALGSVAGVFVAVTAMIVILGSLSSCVMYQPRLEYAMAKDNLFFKCFGHVHPKYNTPDVSIILQCALGIFFIFVSDLTSLLGYFTLVMCFKNTLTFGSIIWCRKREDYKPLWRTPAFGLMTFAAIASSLILVASTFVWAPVPGLICALIVIATGLPAYAFWEKRNRRLAHVS; encoded by the coding sequence ATGGAAGGCCAGGAACTCCAACGCAAGCTCGGCTTCTGGGCCGTGCTGGCCATTTCCGTCGGAACGACCGTCGGTTCCGGTATTTTCGTTTCGGTTGGTGAAGTCGCGAAAGCGGCAGGCACCCCGTGGCTGACCGTGCTCGCTTTTGTGATTGGCGGTTTAATTGTTATCCCGCAGATGTGCGTTTATGCGGAGCTCTCCACCGCCTACCCCGAAAACGGCGCAGATTATGTTTATCTGAAAAATGCCGGCAGCCGTCCGCTGGCGTTTCTCTCCGGCTGGGCCAGCTTCTGGGCTAACGACGCACCGTCGCTCTCTATTATGGCGCTCGCCATCGTCAGTAATTTCGGCTTTCTGGTGCCACTCGATCCGCTCACCGGTAAGCTCCTCGCCACCGGGTTGATCCTTGCCTTTATGCTGCTTCACCTGCGCTCGGTGGAAGGCGGCGCCACGTTCCAGACGCTAATTACCATCGCCAAAATCATTCCTTTCGCGATTGTGATTGGCATCGGCGTTTTCTGGCTGAAGGGCGATAACTTCACGGCGCCGGCAACCAGCGCCACCACCAGCGCAGCGGCGGGCATGATGGCGCTGCTGGCGGGTATCTCGGCCACCAGCTGGTCCTATACCGGTATGGCGTCTATCTGCTACATGACCGGCGAAATCAAAAACCCCGGCAGAACCATGCCGCGGGCGCTGATTGGCTCCTGCCTGCTGGTGCTGGTGCTCTACTCACTGCTGGCGTTGGTTATCTCCGGGCTAATGCCGTTTGAAAAACTCGCCGCCTCCGAAACGCCGATTTCCGACGCGCTGACATATATTCCGGCGCTCGGCAGCGTAGCGGGCGTATTTGTCGCCGTTACCGCCATGATAGTTATCTTAGGCTCGCTCTCCAGCTGCGTGATGTACCAGCCGCGCCTGGAATACGCGATGGCGAAAGACAACCTGTTCTTCAAATGCTTCGGCCATGTGCACCCGAAATACAACACGCCGGATGTCTCCATCATCCTGCAGTGCGCGCTGGGCATCTTCTTCATCTTCGTGTCAGACCTTACCAGCCTGCTCGGCTATTTCACCCTGGTGATGTGCTTTAAAAACACGCTTACGTTCGGCTCCATCATCTGGTGTCGCAAGCGTGAGGACTATAAACCGCTGTGGCGCACGCCGGCCTTCGGCCTGATGACCTTCGCCGCCATCGCATCAAGCCTGATTCTGGTTGCGTCCACCTTCGTGTGGGCGCCCGTTCCGGGCCTTATCTGCGCCCTGATTGTTATCGCCACCGGTCTGCCCGCTTACGCCTTCTGGGAAAAGCGCAACCGCCGCCTGGCTCATGTTTCTTAA